Sequence from the Methanocalculus alkaliphilus genome:
CATCCGTGATCATGGAGATGGGATTCTATCATTGTGCCGACGAGATCCCGCCTGCTCTTTCCAAAGAGGCGGCAGGTCTCTTCATTACAATCCAGGATGATATCATGATCCATCCCGATGATCAGAATCCCGAGATCGATCTGATCCAGAATAAAGCGAAAGCGCTCAAGTTCGAGGAGTCGAACCCGAAGCTCGGGGTAGTGGCTCTTCCGGAGCGAGCCTTCTCCAAATCCGAGTATCTTCTCCCGGAGCTGCTGCTGTTCATGCAGACCGGGTTCAGAGCGCCGCTTCATAAAGAGCAATAACCTCCTCTATCTCAGGAAATACAGGATTTGTGACGAGACAGGGATCGAGAACTGCTGATGCGGCGAGATCAGGGATCTGATCATGCATCATCCCACGGTCTCCAAGCGTTCCGGTGATCCCAACGTCTCCTCCAAGTCGCCTGATGGCATCGACGATAGCGGATACCCCGCCTTCCTGTATCTCCTCATCAGAAGCACCAAGAATGCGAGCAATCTGGTTGTATCGTTCCATGGATGCAGGGTAGTTATAGCGGATGACATGCGGAAGAAGGAGTGAGTTCACCTCGCCATGGGGGAGATCATACATGCCACTGATGGCATGGCCCATTGCATGGACGAGGCCGAGACTCGCATTCGAGAAGGCAAGCCCTGCATGAAGGCTTCCAAGCATCATCGACATTGCGGCAGATGCGTCATCCCGGCTCCTGTATGCAGCCGGAAGTGCCCTGTGCAGCAACCGTATCGCCTGAGATGCGTGGAGATCGGTCATTGGTGAGCTTCCGGTCGAGACATACGCCTCGATGGCATGCGTCAGGGCGTCAAACCCTGAGTATGCGATGAATTCCCGGGGAAGGGTTGACAGGAGGGAGGGATCGATGAGTGAGATGTCGGGGATGATCATCTTACTGATGATCCCAAATTTCCTCTGTTCTGCCTGATCGGTGATGATCGCAAACTGGGAGACATCGGCTGAACTTCCTGCCGTCGTCGGGATGCAGATGAGGGGTGGACCCATATGCCTGATCCGGTCAACACCTTCGTATTCACGGATATCCCCGCCGTTGGTGGCAAGGATTGAGATGCCCTTTGCAGCGTCCATCGGGCTGCCACCCCCGATCGCAAGGATACCGTCACACCCGGCGCGATGGTAGATCTCTGCCCCTGCATGAACCTCATCGGTCCGGGGATTTTCCGATATCCCACTGAAGATCATCACAGTGACACCATGATCATCTGCAAGGGCACGGATCTCATCAGCCCATCCGGCCCTGACAATACCGGGATCGGTGACGAGGAGAAGACGCTGTATACCATAGTTTTCAAGATAGAAACCGGCACGCCGTCGTGCACCGTCCCCGATGATCACCTCGGGCATCACAAACTTTCGAAGAGTATCCACCGTCATCAGGAAGCCCCGTATGATAACTATTCTCTCCTCCATAGCGATAAATAAACCGCCTTCCGTGAGCCGGAGGATGAGAGAAAGAAGAGAGGATACCGGGAGCGCTCTGTATACAAGGATGGGGTGATGATCTGCCACCCTGAAGTGGCGGGTAGCAGCATCTCCGGTGCTAAGGTGGAGGACGTGCCATATTCTGGCGCGCCCGGTCTGGATGGTGTGTCCTTTTTGGACAATATCTATATTAGTGTTTTACTAATTAATACTTTTTGTATAATAGGTAGTATCAATCCACAGTGCTATCCCGGAGAATCACCATACACTGTATCAGATGCGACCCCTCACCTGCATATTCCATGGCCCGGCCGTCTTTGATGAAGGGGATGCCGCCAGAATCAACAGAATTCTTGATCCGGATCGCCTGATCGTTGCAGGAGTGATGGGGCGGACCGCTGCGATCGAGAGTGGTCTAGCAATCACACCTGCTGATCTCCCCCCATCAATTGTGATAAACCGGATGGATGGAGATATCATCCTGGTGAACCGGGGGAAGACCCCGGAGTCGGGGCGATGCTTCGGTGAGATCGTCGCCGGTCGGATCACCGGGGGGAGGGGGCTTGTTCATATTGAATGCTCGGATCAGACCTGTTATCTCTGGAATGAAGGAGACAGGGAGCTTGCAGAACATGTCGCTGACCGGATCGGCTGTCGGGTTATCGAGATATCATCAACCTGCCGAAATACTCCTGAAAAACGGATAATCCATGGCTGCCTGCCGGGTGAGCCGGTCTGTGTGGAAGGGATCACCATCGGCTATGCCACCGCCAGGGAAGTGATCCTCTCCCGTGATAATGGCTCCCTCATCCCGGTATCCGGCATCCGGGTCAAGCCGCATGGGATGGAGAAGCTTGCTGCCATCGGGTGCCCTCCCCTTGACCGGGCATGGTGTAAGAGCGGGGAGATACGCTCTTCCCTTCCGGAGAGAACACTCAGGCGTGCACCGGGGTGTGGAAAGATCGCCGTCATCGACCACGCCGCACTTGATATCTACCGGATCATCACCCCGGATCTCGCCGGTATTGTCACCATCGGTGATGACACCACCGCTGTATGTGGCCATATCGGGGCTGTCCAGGGCATCCCCGTGTTTGGGATCACCGATGGAGATGCCGACGGGATCGTCCCTGAGACGTATGCCCCCGGCTCAGTCGTGGCCCATGTCATCTCAGGAACGGATGACGACGTCGGGCGGGAGATTGCGGGGACGATCCCCCGGGATGAAGAACTCTGCTGGGACCGACTGGTGCGGGACATTCTCTGCACGTATTCCGGCACGATCCGGATCGTGAGGGATCTGCGGTGAAGCGCTGTGCCGAGTGCAAGGGGAAGGGGCTCTGTGGCCTGCCAAAGTGCCCGGTTATGCAGCGTTTCTATGCACAGACGAGTGAGAAGCCGGTCTCCGAATATATGGGTCCCGCCCCGTCCGTCTTCATCGGGAGCGGGAACTACCCAAAGGTCATCGGTGGCCCGCTCCTCCTCCGTGAACCGGATATACCAACCGACTGGATCGCAAAGAATCTCTCGATAGATGATATCGTCGCGATCCGTTCACGAACCATACGGGGAACACAGCCGATCGGCTCAGTCCTTGAAAAGTCGCAGGAGGTCGCCCTCTCCCGCCGCCCTCTGGATGTGGAGGCACACTTTGTCAAACCCATACAGTTCGGACTCTCCTTTGACGGGACCATCGCACCCATCGGCCTCTCCGGCCAGTTGAAGAAGGTCGATGTCATCGATAATGCGGTCGTCGAGCCGGCGGTCGACCGATACACCTCCGATACCGATATACGTGCAACCGAGGCGGTCTCTGCGCTTCATCATGATGGGATCGATGTCTACCGGATCACCGATCTTCTGACAGCGGGCCTCCTCGGATCGAAGCGGCGGTTCGTTCCGACACGCTGGGCGATCACCGCCGTGGACGATATGGTCTCACTTCATCTCAGGAAACAGGTGGAACGCCTCCCCCCGCTTGGCGATATCATGATATACCGATCTCTCCTCCATGGAAACCATCTCGTCATCCTCCTCATCCCCTCATCGGATTTCCGGTTCGAGATGATAGAGCGGTGGCAGAAGCAGTCCCTCTGGGGAGATACCGGGGATGTCGTCGTGGTGGATGGCGAGGGGAGAAAGAAGAGGGGATATTCACCGATTGCAGGAGCCTACTATTCAGCCCGTCTTGCTGTTCTGGAACATCTCGCCCTGACAGGGAGATGTGCCCGTGCCCTCGTCATCCGTGATATCTCAGGTGAGTACTGGGCACCGCTTGGAACCTGGGTCATCCGGGAGGCGTCACGGCAGGCGATGCGATCCGGGGGGATCGTCGCCCAGGATCTCACCACGGCTGAAGCGATGATCACACGTCTTCTCGGATCATCCTTCTGGCGGCACCAATCTGAGCTGATCCGGGATGTAATGGTCCAGAGGACGTTTGCCGACTTCTTCTGAGAGTTAGATCCATAGATTCATTCATCCCTGGGAAGAGGTATAACCACGTCTATGCTGTTTTCTGAATTTGCCCTCTGGTGTGAGAGGATCGAACAGCTCTCCGGCCGGCTTGAGATGATCGACCTCATTGCAGGGGTCCTTCCGGACCTCGATGAGGAGGATCTGCCGATCTTCGTCCGGTTCATCCGGGGTCTCATCTTCCCTGACTGGAGCCCGGCAAA
This genomic interval carries:
- a CDS encoding iron-containing alcohol dehydrogenase, with product MEERIVIIRGFLMTVDTLRKFVMPEVIIGDGARRRAGFYLENYGIQRLLLVTDPGIVRAGWADEIRALADDHGVTVMIFSGISENPRTDEVHAGAEIYHRAGCDGILAIGGGSPMDAAKGISILATNGGDIREYEGVDRIRHMGPPLICIPTTAGSSADVSQFAIITDQAEQRKFGIISKMIIPDISLIDPSLLSTLPREFIAYSGFDALTHAIEAYVSTGSSPMTDLHASQAIRLLHRALPAAYRSRDDASAAMSMMLGSLHAGLAFSNASLGLVHAMGHAISGMYDLPHGEVNSLLLPHVIRYNYPASMERYNQIARILGASDEEIQEGGVSAIVDAIRRLGGDVGITGTLGDRGMMHDQIPDLAASAVLDPCLVTNPVFPEIEEVIALYEAAL
- a CDS encoding DUF2117 domain-containing protein; its protein translation is MRPLTCIFHGPAVFDEGDAARINRILDPDRLIVAGVMGRTAAIESGLAITPADLPPSIVINRMDGDIILVNRGKTPESGRCFGEIVAGRITGGRGLVHIECSDQTCYLWNEGDRELAEHVADRIGCRVIEISSTCRNTPEKRIIHGCLPGEPVCVEGITIGYATAREVILSRDNGSLIPVSGIRVKPHGMEKLAAIGCPPLDRAWCKSGEIRSSLPERTLRRAPGCGKIAVIDHAALDIYRIITPDLAGIVTIGDDTTAVCGHIGAVQGIPVFGITDGDADGIVPETYAPGSVVAHVISGTDDDVGREIAGTIPRDEELCWDRLVRDILCTYSGTIRIVRDLR